A window of the Arachis duranensis cultivar V14167 chromosome 5, aradu.V14167.gnm2.J7QH, whole genome shotgun sequence genome harbors these coding sequences:
- the LOC107487045 gene encoding uncharacterized protein LOC107487045, with protein sequence MASQLGSNTRCQTLMHCTASYGERGSGSRRRGGCKLSHRYRRITNHGSDNDEGSGNASTQQEQDLNKKKGAKQQLAQKLHRLGFSYLASSFIYVVTKVKAFYNGFLGDVSNQPNAITAMEAQLTEPYFSFPVLPYN encoded by the coding sequence ATGGCATCACAACTTGGCAGCAATACAAGATGCCAAACATTAATGCACTGCACAGCCTCCTACGGCGAAAGAGGGAGCGGCAGCCGCCGTCGTGGCGGTTGTAAACTCTCTCATCGGTATCGTCGAATAACCAACCACGGCAGCGACAACGACGAAGGCAGTGGCAATGCAAGCACCCAACAAGAACAAGAtttgaacaagaagaaaggTGCAAAGCAGCAGCTAGCACAAAAGCTTCACAGGTTGGGATTCTCGTACCTTGCATCATCTTTTATTTACGTTGTCACAAAGGTTAAGGCCTTCTATAATGGTTTTCTCGGAGATGTTTCCAATCAACCAAATGCAATAACCGCCATGGAGGCACAACTCACCGAGCCATATTTCTC
- the LOC107486984 gene encoding coniferyl alcohol acyltransferase has product MEIGGNKAQRYQPKVAFFSKILAANPLPKPFSIRLSNLDLLSGRFPVTYLYFYHRPQVDDFRAVVEALKTSLAQVLNYYYPFAGQIAENPKTSEPEIICDNNGALFIEEHINIPLKSVDFYNLNKTIGGKIVSIQPDFPLQVQVTDYTCGGISIAFNFDHALGDASSFGKFIASWCEISQNKPLTCLPDHTRSLHARTPPRYHPSLDQTFIKCTKEDIQNISMNHISLKRLYHINASSINMLQRLASVNGAKRTRIEAFSAYVWKKMIGTIDQSHKKYKMGWLVDGRERMSRGRNSMSNYIGNVLSLALGEASIQELKEASISDIANMVNEAISKVNNEVHFSDLIDWIECHRPGLMIAKAVLGQEGPTLVVSSGRRFPITEIDFGFGTPLIGTVYTSIEKIGVGYMNQRQSAKGDGSWTVSAILWPELAAALESDPIFQPMSTSHLQL; this is encoded by the exons ATGGAAATTGGTGGAAATAAAGCACAAAGATACCAACCAAAAGTAGCATTT TTCAGTAAAATTTTAGCTGCCAATCCATTACCAAAGCCTTTTTCAATCAGACTCTCAAATCTTGACCTCCTTTCAGGCCGTTTTCCAGTTACATACTTGTATTTCTACCACAGGCCACAAGTAGATGACTTCAGAGCTGTCGTTGAGGCTCTCAAGACCTCTCTAGCACAAGTACTTAATTACTACTACCCTTTTGCTGGCCAAATTGCTGAAAATCCCAAAACCAGTGAGCCGGAAATCATTTGTGACAACAATGGTGCTCTATTCATTGAGGAACACATCAATATTCCATTGAAGAGTGTAGATTTCTATAATCTCAACAAAACTATTGGAGGAAAAATAGTCTCCATTCAACCAGACTTCCCCTTGCAAGTTCAGGTAACAGACTACACTTGTGGAGGTATTTCCATAGCATTTAATTTTGACCATGCATTAGGGGATGCAAGTTCCTTTGGTAAATTTATTGCCTCCTGGTGTGAAATATCCCAAAATAAACCACTAACCTGCCTGCCAGACCACACTAGATCCCTTCATGCGCGTACTCCTCCAAGATATCACCCATCCTTGGACCAAACTTTTATCAAATGCACCAAAGAGGATATACAAAACATATCAATGAACCACATCTCACTTAAACGACTATACCACATCAATGCATCAAGTATTAACATGCTGCAGAGACTTGCATCTGTTAATGGTGCAAAGAGAACAAGGATTGAGGCTTTCTCTGCCTATGTATGGAAGAAAATGATCGGTACCATTGATCAAAGCCATAAAAAGTATAAGATGGGTTGGTTGGTCGATGGCAGAGAGAGAATGAGTAGGGGTAGGAATTCCATGTCAAATTACATTGGCAATGTCCTATCTTTGGCTTTAGGGGAAGCAAGTAttcaagaattgaaggaagCCTCTATATCAGACATAGCTAACATGGTAAATGAGGCAATTTCAAAGGTGAACAATGAGGTTCATTTCTCGGACTTGATTGATTGGATCGAGTGTCATAGGCCTGGTTTGATGATAGCAAAGGCAGTCTTGGGTCAAGAAGGGCCAACCTTGGTCGTGTCCTCAGGAAGGAGGTTTCCTATCACTGAAATTGACTTTGGATTTGGGACTCCCCTGATAGGGACAGTATACACTTCCATTGAAAAGATTGGAGTTGGTTACATGAATCAAAGGCAAAGTGCCAAGGGTGATGGCTCTTGGACTGTGTCTGCTATCTTGTGGCCTGAACTTGCAGCTGCACTGGAGAGTGACCCAATTTTCCAGCCAATGTCTACTTCTCATCTTCAACTTTAG
- the LOC107487083 gene encoding pentatricopeptide repeat-containing protein At4g19440, chloroplastic — MRSTTTTLTRRTTLPLAQPSPLFTRRRLTTPPSSSPSLPPRHHKNPPLHASDSSSPLTSLPSILSSKLLDSSKCKSLIPRLSPHDFDRFFFSTHIATTARNNHHHHHNLDVLTTFRFFNFASKCFGFAFTVRSYCVLLRMLLASNFLPRARSILGSLIDGRAPALFENRRNGPIEIAASMLELNAATGMRYGELDLLIHTLCSQFKNLGVGVAFDAFWLFEKEGILPSTKSCNFLLSSLVKNNELEKSFEVFEAVCRCGSPDVYTISTAVNGFCKGGRVDDAVGLFLRMKELGVSPNVVTYNNVIDGLCKSGRIEEALRFKERMLESKVRPSVVTYCALINGLVKLEKFDEAHCVFLEMRSRGIAPNEFVYNTMIDGYCRNKNMSEALRIRDEMLSNGIIPNDVTLNTLLQGYCRSNQMEQAEKQVEHILSHGLAVNQDACSYVIHWLFGKSRFDAALKIVRQLLLRNVKTSDSLLTPLVCGLCRCGKHAEATELWFGLAKRGLSANTATSNALLHGFCEQGNTEEAITLFREMIQWGLVPDRISFNTLIFGFCKAGHIDEAFVLKEEMNEQGFQSDMYTYNFLMKGLADMGKMDEVNKVLDEAEGCGLVPNVYTYALILEGYCKADQIGHAINLFDELVKKVELSPVLYNILIAAYCRVGNVEEAFKLRDAMKSRGILRTCSTYSSLIYGRCKLGLVEKAKEIFEEIRNEGLLPNVFCYTALIGGYCKLGKMDKAGNILLEMSLNDIQPNRITYTILIDGYCKLGNMKEANKLLNEMIANGITPDDVTRKVLKNGNCKERKLHGALQLRDHLSSRGEPLDEITYSTLVQGLHSPTAISNQK, encoded by the coding sequence ATGCGTTCCACAACCACCACCCTCACCAGGAGGACCACTCTCCCACTCGCTCAACCTTCCCCTCTCTTCACGCGCCGCCGCCTCACTACTCCtccttcctcttctccttctctccCGCCACGTCATCACAAAAACCCTCCGCTTCACGCTTCTGATTCTTCTTCTCCCCTCACCTCCCTCCCTTCCATCCTCTCCTCCAAGCTTCTCGATTCTTCCAAATGCAAGTCCCTCATTCCCCGTTTGTCCCCTCACGACTTCGatcgcttcttcttctctactcaCATCGCCACCACCGCCCGAAAtaatcaccaccaccaccacaaccTCGACGTCCTCACCACTTTTCGTTTCTTCAACTTCGCGTCCAAATGCTTCGGTTTCGCTTTCACCGTTCGGTCTTACTGCGTCTTGCTCCGTATGCTTCTCGCTTCGAATTTCTTGCCTCGTGCGAGATCGATTCTCGGAAGTTTGATCGATGGGAGAGCACCTGCTCTGTTCGAAAACCGCCGCAACGGACCAATCGAGATTGCAGCTTCTATGTTGGAGCTTAATGCAGCTACTGGTATGAGATATGGTGAATTGGACTTGTTGATTCATACTCTCTGTTCTCAGTTTAAGAATTTAGGTGTTGGTGTTGCTTTTGATGCATTCTGGTTGTTCGAGAAGGAAGGTATTCTTCCTTCTACTAAGTCCTGCAATTTCTTGCTTAGCTCTTTAGTGAAGAATAATGAGCTTGAGAAGAGCTTTGAGGTTTTCGAGGCTGTTTGTCGATGCGGTTCGCCAGATGTTTACACGATAAGTACTGCTGTTAATGGTTTTTGTAAGGGAGGGAGGGTTGATGATGCCGTTGGGTTGTTTCTAAGAATGAAGGAGTTAGGTGTTTCGCCTAATGTGGTGACTTATAATAACGTGATTGATGGGTTGTGCAAGAGTGGAAGGATCGAAGAGGCCTTGAGATTTAAGGAGAGAATGTTAGAAAGCAAAGTAAGACCATCTGTCGTAACTTACTGTGCCCTTATTAATGGTTTGGTGAAGTTGGAGAAGTTTGATGAGGCACATTGTGTTTTTTTAGAAATGCGCAGCAGGGGAATTGCCCCTAATGAGTTTGTTTATAATACAATGATTGATGGGTACTGCAGGAACAAGAATATGAGCGAGGCACTAAGGATCAGGGATGAGATGTTATCCAATGGGATAATTCCCAATGATGTTACTCTTAATACTCTGTTACAAGGATATTGTAGGAGTAATCAAATGGAGCAAGCTGAGAAACAAGTAGAGCACATTTTATCGCATGGGTTAGCTGTTAACCAGGATGCGTGTTCTTATGTTATTCATTGGTTATTTGGTAAATCCAGATTTGATGCAGCTCTCAAAATTGTAAGACAGCTGCTGTTGAGGAATGTCAAGACCAGTGATAGCTTGCTGACCCCTTTGGTCTGTGGACTTTGTAGATGTGGAAAACATGCAGAGGCAACTGAACTTTGGTTTGGCCTTGCAAAGAGAGGCCTTTCAGCAAATACGGCTACCTCAAATGCTCTTCTTCATGGATTTTGTGAACAAGGGAACACAGAGGAGGCCATCACATTATTCAGAGAGATGATTCAGTGGGGCTTGGTACCAGATAGGATCTCTTTCAACACACTTATATTTGGCTTTTGCAAAGCGGGTCATATTGATGAAGCTTTTGTGCTAAAGGAAGAGATGAATGAGCAAGGATTTCAATCTGATATGTATACCTACAATTTCTTAATGAAGGGATTGGCTGATATGGGAAAAATGGATGAGGTTAATAAGGTTTTGGATGAAGCTGAAGGGTGTGGCTTGGTTCCAAATGTCTATACATATGCACTTATATTAGAAGGATACTGTAAGGCTGACCAGATTGGACATGCCATAAACTTATTTGATGAGCTAGTCAAGAAAGTAGAGCTAAGCCCTGTTCTTTATAACATTCTTATTGCAGCCTACTGTAGAGTTGGGAATGTCGAGGAAGCCTTCAAACTTCGTGATGCCATGAAAAGTAGGGGTATCCTACGCACCTGCTCCACATATTCTTCGCTAATATATGGTAGGTGCAAACTTGGCCTtgttgaaaaagcaaaagagatTTTTGAAGAAATCAGAAATGAAGGGTTGCTGCCAAATGTTTTTTGCTATACTGCTCTAATTGGTGGTTACTGTAAGTTAGGAAAGATGGATAAAGCTGGGAATATCTTACTTGAAATGTCTTTGAATGACATACAACCTAATAGGATTACCTACACTATTCTGATAGATGGGTATTGTAAATTGGGAAATATGAAAGAAGCAAATAAGCTTTTAAACGAGATGATAGCAAATGGAATAACTCCAGATGATGTCACTCGTAAGGTATTGAAAAATGGGAATTGCAAGGAAAGGAAGCTGCACGGAGCCTTGCAATTGCGTGATCATTTGTCTAGTAGAGGAGAACCCTTAGATGAAATTACATATTCGACATTGGTTCAGGGTTTACATTCTCCTACAGCAATTAGCAATCAGAAATAA